A single window of Venturia canescens isolate UGA chromosome 3, ASM1945775v1, whole genome shotgun sequence DNA harbors:
- the LOC122408490 gene encoding uncharacterized protein, with amino-acid sequence MMNASSTGIKRGIIKRSHSDSDDAIDLALAKFFFGCNVSFNVIESEVFKSFIHLVKPDYKIPSRKKLSTHLLDKVHNEVMSKSVKQTETTGVLLIDGWKNSAANTKLVACTIHTVTEGSLYLNSWDLTGFKETGNALAKIVDEATEIARTRYNISIYAVVSDNASAMLLMGNLVNLWHVTCASHSANLLAKSLVDANFAESINKLLRRFKQSGPEKEIIKNGGQKIILACETRWCSYRDAFRCCLRNLTIMREMVKNEKITLKNDISEILCSKDFEQTLQNYIMIFDPVCELINKCQRSETNIADACEEWFKLRLPTVDDGYEKIIEERLKKVLKPAILTANFLHPVYKGKRFMHQEEYRDEVHNFLKKELRAENLRDHFGVQSFLDCKGIFQTLNTKNLTSPQTYWFLIEKQYPDLANLAQKLLKIPSSSAEIERLFSHWSFVHSDIRNRLTIERSQKLIQIYYSMKTMDKLHGHDDDDFDCV; translated from the coding sequence ATGATGAATGCATCCTCTACAGGAATCAAACGCGGCATCATTAAACGTTCGCATTCTGATTCGGACGATGCAATTGATTTGGCTCTAGCCAAATTTTTCTTCGGCTGCAATGTGTCATTCAATGTTATCGAATCTGAAGTATTCAAGAGCTTCATACATCTTGTCAAACCGGATTATAAGATTCCATCAAGAAAAAAACTATCCACTCATTTGTTGGACAAGGTTCACAATGAAGTAATGTCGAAATCTGTAAAACAAACTGAAACCACAGGTGTATTGTTGATTGATGGTTGGAAAAATTCTGCTGCAAATACTAAACTGGTTGCCTGCACAATACATACAGTGACGGAAGGCAGTTTGTATCTCAATTCATGGGACTTGACAGGCTTCAAAGAAACAGGAAATGCATTGGCAAAAATTGTGGATGAAGCAACAGAGATCGCTCGGACCAGATACAACATTTCTATTTATGCAGTTGTATCAGACAACGCTTCTGCCATGCTGCTAATGGGGAACTTGGTGAACTTGTGGCATGTTACCTGTGCTAGTCACAGTGCTAATTTATTAGCAAAGTCGTTGGTGGATGCCAATTTTGCAGAAtccataaataaattattaaggCGATTCAAGCAGTCAGGTCCAGAAAaggaaatcataaaaaatggaggacaaaaaataattttagcaTGTGAAACTCGGTGGTGCAGCTACAGAGATGCATTTCGCTGTTGCTTACGAAATTTGACGATTATGCGTGaaatggtgaaaaatgagaaaattaccCTCAAGAATGATATATCAGAAATATTGTGCAGTAAAGACTTTGAACAGACGCTACAGAATTACATTATGATATTTGATCCTGTGTGTGAACTAATAAATAAATGCCAACGATCTGAAACCAACATCGCCGATGCCTGTGAAGAGTGGTTCAAATTAAGACTACCAACGGTTGATGAtggctatgaaaaaataatcgaggaaAGACTAAAAAAAGTCCTGAAACCAGCCATCTTGACTGCAAATTTTCTGCATCCAGTTTACAAAGGTAAACGTTTCATGCATCAAGAGGAGTATCGCGACGAGGTCCACAACTTCCTGAAGAAAGAATTGAGGGCGGAGAACCTCCGTGATCATTTTGGCGTACAGTCGTTTCTCGATTGCAAAGGCATTTTCCAGACtttaaatacgaaaaatctTACTTCTCCTCAAACGTATtggtttttaattgaaaaacagTATCCTGATTTAGCCAATTTGGCacagaaattattgaaaattccaTCATCCTCAGCTGAAATCGAACGTTTATTTTCACATTGGTCTTTCGTTCATTCTGATATACGAAATCGATTAACCATTGAGCGGTCACAGAAACTCATCCAGATATATTATTCAATGAAGACGATGGATAAATTGCACGGTCACGATGATGACGACTTTGATTGTGTTTAA
- the LOC122408489 gene encoding uncharacterized protein — protein MNRGGRPSHRYWIEGNFKKVYENKKLFALCQVCNKTIRHSAERRLRDHRKFCQGLLTVESVEDETDEIDENVAFNPAPITTPVAETNANNYNNDGNKKALPYKKRKRLDAFFDRMSLVEKTTLDTKLIKFLCGCHIPLEVLNSTHFKNFMTLLRPAYDVPSTQDVNNNLLNSVYQEVTAHSSTSQESSDGVLMMSELMGETVDLKYVLGIVHRTPQGVFHLKIWSIPKNETDITDIVKEAIQISKEEFNVIIYAVIATDDFSISSDHDCHVRSILRAFQTPRLREEVISRGGVEIEVADDEASIVSLKDMFTNCLKNQSIFHDIVSENVFNVPENALEILSSMSATSFEEELQKFIVIESLLSENGRLATIKNQIPTILSPISIVANNFHPAYRGLTFANNAERNVMVLEYLLTILDDQGLDEFYEFSNKKGLFEKLEARQIKDAEIYWDFAQKKYPTLANIAKKLIRVPASVVKLKLQSISGNDIEKDNMMVELYYRLKLQDDNITDKY, from the exons atgaatcgaggAGGCAGGCCTTCACATCGGTATTGGATtgaagggaatttcaaaaaagtttacgaaaataaaaaacttttcgcTCTTTGTCAAGTGTGTAACAAAACAATTCGACATTCCGCTGAACGCAGGCTTAGAGATCATAG aaaattttgTCAAGGTCTGCTTACTGTAGAGAGTGTGGAAGACGAAACCgacgaaattgatgaaaacgtTGCTTTCAATCCTGCACCCATTACTACACCT GTTGCTGAGACGAATGCTAACAACTACAACAacgatggaaataaaaaagctcTGCcgtacaaaaaaagaaaacggctTGATGCATTCTTCGATCGGATGTCGTTGGTAGAAAAAACAACACTTGACACCAAGCTGATAAAGTTTTTGTGTGGATGTCACATTCCTCTTGAAGTTTTGAATTCGacacatttcaaaaattttatgacattgTTAAGACCAGCCTATGACGTTCCCTCTACGCAAGATGTCAACAACAATCTCTTGAATTCAGTGTACCAGGAAGTGACGGCACATTCTTCAACATCTCAAGAATCATCAGATGGAGTATTAATGATGTCGGAATTGATGGGTGAAACTGTGGATTTGAAATACGTTCTTGGAATCGTTCACAGAACACCTCAAGGGGTTTTCCATCTTAAAATTTGGTCAATTCCAAAGAATGAAACGGACATAACAGACATCGTTAAGGAAGCAATACAAATATCCAAGGAGGAATTCAACGTGATCATTTACGCCGTGATAGCTACTgatgatttttccatttcatcggACCACGACTGTC ATGTTCGAAGCATATTAAGAGCCTTTCAAACCCCTCGATTGAGAGAAGAGGTTATAAGTCGTGGGGGTGTCGAAATTGAAGTAGCAGACGATGAGGCATCCATCGTTTCACTTAAAGACATGTTCAcgaattgtttgaaaaatcaaagcaTCTTTCATGACATTGTGAGCGAAAATGTATTCAATGTACCGGAAAACGCGCTTGAGATTTTGTCTTCAATGTCTGCCACTTCATTTGAGGAAGAGttacaaaaatttattgtt ATTGAATCACTGCTCAGTGAAAATGGCAGATTAGCTAcaatcaaaaatcaaattcctaCTATTCTGTCCCCGATATCAATAGTAGCAAATAACTTTCATCCGGCTTATAGAGGATTGACATTTGCAAATAAtgcagaacgaaatgtgatgGTCCTCGAATACTTGTTGACGATCTTGGATGATCAAGGACTCGATGagttttatgaattttccaacaaaaagggacttttcgaaaaactcgaaGCACGTCAAATCAAAGATGCAGAAATATATTGGGATTTCGCCCAAAAAAAGTATCCAACGCTCGCcaatattgcaaaaaaattaataagagtaCCGGCCTCAGTAGTCAAGTTAAAATTACAGTCAATTAGTGGCAATGATATCGAGAAGGATAATATGATGGTTGAGCTCTATTATCGATTAAAACTTCAAGACGATAATATAACGGATAAATATTAG
- the LOC122407710 gene encoding uncharacterized protein codes for MTLYYEDYVSPSDPLPHVELRVYVTDGVRRVELVYDDTIHDHYQHHQRDWTRVQQYRRGATEIERRENAARSRALKKRREAKKLLKRKAEPSSWIDVTFPKRNRSDMDLVEREEKKKLKWRLIPFDFESPRPPNIRRLENELKRVAILESDEEAEEEDPRKKKKRNE; via the exons atga CTCTGTACTACGAGGATTATGTGTCACCATCGGACCCTTTACCTCATGTGGAATTGAGGGTTTATGTGACGGATGGTGTAAGGCGGGTGGAATTGGTGTATGACGACACCATCCACGATCATTACCAGCATCATCAGCGAGATTGGACGAGGGTGCAGCAATATCGTCGGGGGGCAACGGAGATCGAGCGTCGGGAGAACGCCGCACGTTCTCGAGCCCTGAAGAAAAGAAGGGAAGCAAAAAAGCTCCTCAAGCGAAAAGCTGAACCGTCCTCGTGGATCGACGTGACGTTTCCAAAAAGAAATAGAAGTGATATGGACCTCGTGGAACG ggaggaaaaaaagaaattgaaatggAGGCTTATACCCTTCGATTTCGAATCTCCACGCCCTCCAAATATACGACGATTAGAGAATGAGTTGAAGAGAGTGGCTATTCTGGAAAGCGATGAAGaagcagaagaagaagacCC gagaaagaagaagaagcggaacgaataa